The sequence ATAGCTTTAGAGAAAAAGCTAAACGAAGTTATAAAGGAAAAACACCTTGATGGGATACTAGACTTTGAAGTAAACAGTCTTGTATTCAAAAAAGGCTTAGATATAGATTTAGAAGAATGTTTTAAGCAAATGTCTAAGGATTATAAAATAGATGAATTTTTAGAATTAACTCAGAATAAATATGAGTTCAGCAATGTTAAAAGGGCAATAGAAATATTAGCAAAAGATTACGGTAATAATATAAATAGCATTTCAATATTATCCTATTTAATTATAGAAAATAGTAAGGATGATAATTGTTTAATATATGCTTATCTACAATTACAGAGAGTAGCATATTACAAAACAGATTGGAATGGCATTATAACCTATTACGATGTAATAAAAGATAAGGTTGGAAGTTGCCAAGAATTAGAGTTAAAAGATGATATTTATATTAATGTGGCTACAGCTTATTGTATGGTAGCAGAATTTGAAAAGGCAAAAGATATAGTAAGTAGAGTAAGATATATTATAAGATATAGGAATTATATAGATAATATATTATCAAATATTAATTTAGAATTAGGAAATAATGATGAATCTATAAAGTATAATCAAAAAATATTAAATTACACAGAAAATAACAATGAAGAATTAACTTGTAAGGCTAATATTTGTTATATAGCTTCATTAAAAAAAGATATTAATTTGTTTATAGAATCATTTAACGAAATAGATATTAACAAAGATTACTATGATTTTGCAAGACAACAATTTTTCAATTTAATAATAAAGGCATGTGACCTATTAAATATATTAGATGATTGTATATTAACTAAAATTTTTAAAATAACTAAGCTTATAAAATACAAGAACATAGAGGAAAATATAAATTATTTTAAAAAAAATGGAAAATTAATTAGTCAAATAATTATAAATAACTCTATTAGTATAGATGCCGAATTATTTGTTTTCATATCTAAGAATATAAATATGGGATTAGATAATAAAAACATACTAATGAGTTTATGTAATATTTAATATAAAAGCACTCTGAAAGGGGGTGAGAATATGAAAAAGACAGTTAAACTAGTTTTAGCAGTAGCAGTAGTAGCTATTCCAGCTATCGTAGTTTGTCAAATTGGTGGTGTATTTCCTCCAGTTGGAACAATATTATTTTTAAAATAATAAGGTTTTAAGTATACAAAAAGACAAAAGGTCATTCGACATGAAACATACTTTACAAAGTCTATTTTCCTACTCTAAACCATTCTATAATTAATATATAAAGTAAAATAAGTAATTATATGGAGGTTTGGAGTATGGAATTAAAATTAATATGCTAAATGACAGGTTACAATCTCACTTGTACATGCTGAAACGTGGAAAATATGAAGGAACTAATAAAGACATATTACAAAGAAAATATAATCTAGGAGAATTAACTTTTGAAGTATTACATTTTTCAGAAAACAATAGTACATATTTAAATGGAACTAAAGAAGAAAGAGAAGCTATTCAGCAATCTTTAGAGACCTTAGAGCAATTTTATTACAATCTATATAAAGATACTGTTTGCAATAAGATTAGTAAAATAAAAAAGTTTAGTACAAGTCCAGACAGTTCTACAAGCTGGAAGAGAAGAGAAGCAAATAGAGGATCTAAGAATCCTAATAGTAAGCATTCTAAGGTTTTAATAGAATGGATAGCATGGTTTAAAGAACAAGGATATAAACCAAGACAAATTGCAGAAATATTAGAGCAACATGGAATAGACATAAATAAGAATTATATAAGTGCAATCAAAGTATCAAGATGGATTTACATAGAATCTAAAAAGCCAACGTGGTTTGCTGAAAGTGAGGTAATGTAAAATGGAGTTAATTGCTATGCTATTTATAGCTATTTGTAATATTTATTATATGTGCAAGTGCGATAGACTAGAAAATAAAATAAATCAATTAGAGTTACGTATGCAGTGTAGAGAAATACTAACAGATGCAGAAGAATTAAAGCGATTTATAAAAGAAAATATAAAAGAAGTAGAACATATTAGAGGGTAATAGGTAAATGAGTTACATATACGGAATATTTTTAAAAGAAAGCAATAAGTGCCTTTATATCGGAAAAACACAGGATTATAAAAGAAGAAACAGAGAACACTTTAAAGAGATAGAAAAAGGCATTCACAAAATAAAGCAACTTAATACATATAGTGTGGAACACCTCAGTTTTGAGGTTCTTTGCACCTTAGAGACCGATAATAGTTTAGTAGTTAGTACTATGGAGAATTTTTACAACAGTTTGTACAAGCCTATTAACAAGTGTGTAGATAAAGGTTTTAGAGGTTCAGTTACATATGCAAGAGAAAAGAATGAGCAGTTGTGCGAAGATATTATAGAAGTAATTAAGAAATATTATTAAAAAATAAGAGTGGCTTTTTTCTAGAGGAAATAAAAATATCTATTAACCATCGAAATTGATAATGTATAGTTTGAATATTTGAAAAATGTAATATTGTGTAATAATGTGTTATAATAGACATGACGAAATATATTTTTAGGAGATGGTAAAATTGAAAAAGAAAATATTTTCTATAGCATTAATAATCTTATTAGTAATTACATGTTTAGGGGGAGTAGGAAATATACAAATAGCTAGTGCAGCTACAATTGGACAACAGCTATTGCAACCAGAAGATGGATGGAGAAGGTATGATGATACAGATACTAACTTAACATATGAAGGTGGTGTGCATATATCAAGCAACCTACATTATGGTGGAAATGAAAGAGAGGGAGTAAAATCCTGTACATTTAAATTTTATGGAACAAAATTTTTAATACTAGGTTATAGATATGGTTCATATAGTACCAATATTGAAGTTACTATAGATAATAAAATAGTTGAAACATTTTCTGAAAGAGGAGCAGATTGTGGACAAGTTATTCATTATATTAAAACAGGTTTGGATAGAGGGGTTCATATAGTAACAATAACAAATAAAATGGCTACAACAAATGGAATGGTATTGGATGCTATAGACATAGATAAAGATGGTCAATTAATACCAAGCAACTCATCAATAGTGTTAGATAATTCATCTATAGAATTATTAGCAGGAGATTCACAGAAATTAAAAGCAACAACAACTCCAGAAGGATTACCTGTTGAATGGTCAGTAGATAATGGAGCAATAGCAACTGTCGACCAAGAAGGTAATGTAACAGCAGTAAGTGAAGGTACAGCAACTGTAACAGCAAAAATAAAAGGAACAGATATTAAAACTACATGTGTAGTTAACGTTAAAAAGCAAGCAACAGATTCAGGAAATGCTATTTTAAGTATATCTTTAGACAATGGAAATACTAAAGAATATGATGTGACAATGGATAAGGTTAATGATTTTATAAAATGGTATAATGCTAGAGATAAGGATAAGAGCACTAATTCTCCAACATATACATTTGATAAAAACATAAATCCATATAAGTCAGTTAAAGAATCTATTGTACATGCTAAGATAGACTCTTATGAGGTAAGACAATATTAGAATAGATTAAGGACTCACTTTTGTGGGTTCTTTTTTTAGTAGAATCTAGTAGTAATTAGTATAAACTAGTACTAATTACTAGAGTTTATTATAGTTTGTAATAGTTCCTAATAGTCTATAATAAATTGTTGAATTTTATTACTTATTATACAATAATGTAATAGTTGAGAAGGATTTTACCAACCTTATGTAGAATATTTGTAAAAAGTTTATTCTATGGAAAGAAGGATTCTTTAAAATGTATAAAAGAATATGTTACGAAATTTTTATAGCTATATTATCTTTAATATCCTGTGCAATAATTTTAGTCCAATTAACATTAGAACCATCAAACAATATTGCTTATATATTAGATATTTCGGATAATATTATATGGGTTATTTTTGTAATAGATTATGTAGTACGATTTATTTTTAGCGAGAGTAAACTTAAATTCATTAAGAATAATAAAATAGACTTAATATCTATTATACCTTTCAACGCTATTTTCCAATCACTAAGAATGTTTAGAATATTTAAAGTATTAAAATTAGCGAAGATAGCTAAATTAGCCCGATTTGCAGTTTTGATATGTAAATTTAAAAACAGAGCAGATAAATTTTTAAAAACTAATAATTTTCAATATATATTAATTATAACAGTTGTAACAGTCTTTCTTGGAGCATTTGGAATTTCTATTACAGAAAACAAAAGTTTTGCCGATTCTCTTTGGTGGAGTTTTGTCACAATAACTACTGTTGGATATGGTGATATAAGTCCTGCAACTAATACAGGTAGAATAATAGCTTCAATATTAATGTTAGTTGGAATAGGTTTTGTAGGAATGTTAACTGGTACTATAGCAACATATTTTTTAACTAATAAGAAGAAATCTAAATCATACAGAGATGAAGTTATAGAAACAATTCAAGAAAAATTAAATGACTTTGAATCACTTAGTAAAGAAGACTTAGAGGACATGCATAAGACATTACTTAGTTTTGTGGAACAAGATTAGTTTTTAAATTTTGTTTTACAAATCAACTTAAAACTAGAACTCTATTAATTTAGGGTTCTTTTGTTATGAAAATACATCCTGTAAATACAATATATGCTACAATATATTGTTGAAAGGGGATGTAAGAAAATGAAAATAGAGGATTTTAAAAATCAAGCAAAAGATATAGAAGTAGAAAAAAAAGAAATTTTGTTTATTACCCTTTTTTGTTTTTTTAAACAATAGATATAATTAATTTAATGTTTATGAAATATAAGGTATTATTCGTATATAATGTCATACATTTTATAGATATTGCGTATATACAAAAGTTTTAGAATTTAGGGGAGTATCAATGAATAATAAAAAAAAGATAAAAAGTGAAACAAGTCATGTAACTTCTGAGTGTAATCCGAAGATAGAAGAACCAGAAAATAATGAAAGTAAAAATTCACAAGATAATAATGATTATAGTAGATTAAAAAAAGTCATGGAAAAAGTAAAGCCTATTGCTTTAGCGAATAATGTCTATGTATATATATCTGCTTTAGTAGTTGCTATAACCTATCTATTCTTTCAACTAGGATACAGTTTTACCTATGGATATTATTTTGGTGGAAAATCTATATCAGCAGGAAAATTAATGGATGTAATGGTAAAACAAATACCATTTGATTTTAAATTGGTAGCAATTATAGGAATTTGTATATTAATATTTATGGCATGTTTTGTTCTGTCATCATATATGTACGTAATGGAAAAAAGAATTATAATAAAAATAGTGGGCATTGGTCTTCATTTATTAATGTTATGGGCTTTATATACAATATTACTATTATTAACAGGAACACAAGATGCCAATGATACTGAAATAGGTAATTCTATAAATTTAGTTATAATATTAGGTGTAGTTATTATAATTTCATGCATGATAAAAAAAATATGTTATAGTTTAAATTTAGATTCAGTTCTTACTAGACTTAGAAAAACTGGTGAATTCATTATTTACCTAATATTTGTATTCAGTATAAATTGGGACAATCTTAAGCTTAATAAATTGAATTATACAGTTATACTTTTTTTTGAGCTTGTGGTAGTAATAGGTGTACTTGATCAGTGCTTTTTTTATAAAAAGGATAGACATGTTATTATTAGATGTATATTGAGTTTTTTTGAGATTGCACCGATTATAGGATTGTTTTTATACGTGAATATAATGGAGAAAATTATATTTATTAGTGTCCTAATTGTTTATATTACAGCAATAAAAATAGAAAAATTAATTAATAAAAAGAATAGTTCAAATAGTTCACAAAGAGAAAAGAATAAGAATAAAGTACTTTTAGTTATTATTATGTTAGCTATGTGTTCAATGATACTTGTATTGTATTTAGTTGCATATTCAGCTATGAACTTTATGGGAAATGGACTTGGAAAAACACTACATCTTAATACAGAGTCAAAAATAACTTATTATAATATAGATAATAAACAAAATTGTAAAGTTGTATATGGGGTGGTAGTTCAACAATCAGGAAATACATATTATATATCATCTGAGGACAGAGAATTAATAACTATAACATCACCATATGTTGTAATTGAACCTTATGATAATAAAACAAAAAACTAAACATCAAATTTCAAAGGGGAATAGAGGGGGGAATCTTTATTCCTCTTTTTTATCTTTTATTAAAAGAATAGACTACTATTTATGTTTATCCACATTTTGATTTTATTGGTAAAATGGTGTAGTATTAATATATAATTACAGGGTATAGGGGGGATATTGATGATAGAAGCAATGGAGCAACAAATTATTAATGGTATCAACAATAAGTGGAAAAAAGATAAGGTGAAAAGACAAGACATAGATATAGAGAAAGTTTCAGAGTGCTTTAGAGTTATTTGCTCAAGTAGAGCAACAACTTTAGCTATTATGGAAAGCATAAAAGAATCTAATTCTGAATACAGTAAAATTCAGGAACTAAAAGATAATATGATTAAAATCTATGATTGGATAACGAAAGAAACTATAGAGAGTTTAATAGCTAGGTATAATACGTCTTTAAAAGATAAAAAAAAGGAAGTAGAGTACAAATCAGAAATACCACACATAGAAGCATATTTAGAAAATTTAAAAGAGGATATGATTAATAAAACTATGGACAAACTATTTATATTTCATAAGGTCACAAAGGGGGAATAATTGTGATAATTCCAAAGAGAGAATGGAGAACATTTGAGTCAGAAAGTGAGAAGATAGAAAAGCTAAAAGAGTGGCAACTTATTTCACCAAAAGCAAAAGAGATAAAGAAGTTCTATTATAAGGGATTATATACTAATGAGCCTGTAGAATGCGATGTAGCAGGTTTTGTAGATGATAATGAAATAATACTATATATAAATGGGCAATTACACAGCATTCATCCTGATTACTTTGCAGATATGCAGAAGAAAGAGAGATTTATTATTCTGGACATTGAAACACCAATGAGTTTTAGATCCCAAGATGGTATTAGAGAGGTAGCTTTAATTGCAGTTGAGGATTACAGAATAGTGGATAGTTTACATCTTGCAATTATAAATGATGAAGAGAAATACAAAAATGGATATGGTGCAGGTTTAGAAGCAATAGAAGAAAATGAAGATTTAAAAGAAAAATTCAATGCCTTCATATCAAAATATAAATGCCCTATTATTGCACATAATGCGAGTTTTGATAGAAAGTTTTTAATGTATTGGAATTGGGTAGATGATAAGCAAGAATTTTATTGTAGTAGAGATAACATTAAGGCTAAAGAAGTTTTGGAAAGTTATAAACTTCAAGATATATTAAACCACTATGGGATAAAGCGAGAACAAGCACATAATGCAATGCAGGATGTTTTAGACTTATTAGAAGTGTTAAAAATAGTAAAGATTGAAAAATGGGTTGCATTAGGAAAAAGTACAGAAGGTAATACAGTTAAAAGAGTAAGAAATTATGAAAATGATAAGAAAAAGAGAGACGAAGATAAAAAAAAGCTAGAAGAAGCTAAGGAAAATATTATTAAAGATATTTTTAATAATAAGAAAATAGTTTTTACTGGAGACATGAAAGAGGATAGAGCAGAAATGAGAGCTATTGCAATTAGATATGGTGCAACAAGTCCAGATAGTGTTAGTAGTAAGACTGATATTCTAGTTGTAGGTGAAAATGCAGGAAGTAAGTTAGCAAAGGCTCAAGAACTTGGAATTAAAACAATAAGTGAGGAAGAGTTTTGGGATATAGTAAATGAACCTGTGAAAGAAAGTGTGTAAATTTTATAATTATATTTTTCTGAAATTTAAAATCTCTCAAATGCTGAAATAGTTTTAAGTTAATATTGACAAGTAGGCAGTCTAGTTATAAACCTTTATTAAGGTATACGATACATTCATTAAGAAATATGTGCAAATATTTGTTAATGTGTATGTAAATATAATATTGAATAGAAAGTTTGTTTAAATATAGATGTTTAGCCATTAAGCAGTTAAATAGATGATGACGTTACAGAAGTTTATCACAATGCTGAATTCCCTGAAGGATGGGAAGAATAATAATTCTATAAAAAAACACCTGCTGTCTAATAGCAGGTGTTTTTTTATTCTTTAACTTTTTTCGATTTCATCAATAATTTATTTTTATACATTAGCTTATCAGCTCTTGAAATTAATTGGCTTATATTTTCATCAATGCCAGACTTATACTCATCATATCCAAGTGCTACACTGATTTTAACAACATTATTATAGTTGAATTCTTCTATTTTGTAGTTTAAATCTTTTATGAATTTTTCTATTTCTAATTGGCTTGTGTTTTTAAAAAGTGCTATGAATTCATCACCACCAGTTCTATAGCAATTACCTTTGTGTTTGCAAGAGTCTTTTAATATATTTGCAAAGTTCTTAATTAACTCATCACCGGAGGCATGTCCTAAATTATCGTTTGTTTTTTTTAGATTATTTAAATCCATTAAGATGCACCAAATTGAGCTAAACTCATATTTATTAGAATCCATATATTCAATTTCTTTTTGAAATCTAGTTCTATTTCCAATAGACGTCATTATATCTGTATAGGCCATTTCTTTATATGTAGCAAATTGTACTGATTGCCTATAATATTTAAGAAAATAATCTATAATGTAAATTACTTGGAATACAACAAATAAGAGTAAAGCTGCTTCAAAAAAAGCTATATTTACAGATTCTATGTCAAAATAGTATAGGAAGAAATCTAGTACAGTTACAAAAAATAGTGGCATTAAAGAGAACGTAAAACATTTAGCTTCAATTGTTTTTTGTTTCCAAGTTCGCACTGTTGTATATATAAATGATAAAATTGCTGTAGTTATAACAAAATGAGTGGCCAATAACATTTTTCGAAAGTCTAGAATTCCTAAAAAATTAATTAAGCATTGGACATAAAAATTAATTAATACTAAGTAAATAATATAACTTAAGAAGTTTTTATATCTGTAGTGAATATTTTTAAGAACTATCATAAGTATAGGTATTGGCAAAAGCAATAAGGGCATAAATGTTAGTATATTTATCAAATAGGTATTGGGTGTCAAAAGTTGAAGTATGCTAGATTCTGAGAGTGTGTACATTGATGATAATAACGAAAACATTCCAACATAAAATAAATGCGATAAATTTTCTCTGCCTATAACTATTTTCAATGAGAGAATGAGGATGATTAATAGCACAAAGTTCACTACAAAAAACAAAACAAAAATTAATAATGATTGTTTCTTTAAGAGATTAAAACAAATAGATAATTTATTACCAACAATAG comes from Clostridium sp. TW13 and encodes:
- a CDS encoding Ig-like domain-containing protein; translated protein: MKKKIFSIALIILLVITCLGGVGNIQIASAATIGQQLLQPEDGWRRYDDTDTNLTYEGGVHISSNLHYGGNEREGVKSCTFKFYGTKFLILGYRYGSYSTNIEVTIDNKIVETFSERGADCGQVIHYIKTGLDRGVHIVTITNKMATTNGMVLDAIDIDKDGQLIPSNSSIVLDNSSIELLAGDSQKLKATTTPEGLPVEWSVDNGAIATVDQEGNVTAVSEGTATVTAKIKGTDIKTTCVVNVKKQATDSGNAILSISLDNGNTKEYDVTMDKVNDFIKWYNARDKDKSTNSPTYTFDKNINPYKSVKESIVHAKIDSYEVRQY
- a CDS encoding potassium channel family protein, producing MYKRICYEIFIAILSLISCAIILVQLTLEPSNNIAYILDISDNIIWVIFVIDYVVRFIFSESKLKFIKNNKIDLISIIPFNAIFQSLRMFRIFKVLKLAKIAKLARFAVLICKFKNRADKFLKTNNFQYILIITVVTVFLGAFGISITENKSFADSLWWSFVTITTVGYGDISPATNTGRIIASILMLVGIGFVGMLTGTIATYFLTNKKKSKSYRDEVIETIQEKLNDFESLSKEDLEDMHKTLLSFVEQD
- a CDS encoding 3'-5' exonuclease; this encodes MIIPKREWRTFESESEKIEKLKEWQLISPKAKEIKKFYYKGLYTNEPVECDVAGFVDDNEIILYINGQLHSIHPDYFADMQKKERFIILDIETPMSFRSQDGIREVALIAVEDYRIVDSLHLAIINDEEKYKNGYGAGLEAIEENEDLKEKFNAFISKYKCPIIAHNASFDRKFLMYWNWVDDKQEFYCSRDNIKAKEVLESYKLQDILNHYGIKREQAHNAMQDVLDLLEVLKIVKIEKWVALGKSTEGNTVKRVRNYENDKKKRDEDKKKLEEAKENIIKDIFNNKKIVFTGDMKEDRAEMRAIAIRYGATSPDSVSSKTDILVVGENAGSKLAKAQELGIKTISEEEFWDIVNEPVKESV
- a CDS encoding GGDEF domain-containing protein, which codes for MRKKNKVNDEKLKIYLITFSLFILFSTIALSIKFSKTNNQNIIDSDITVLKDNWILSEDNKKDKTSISLPESLKYKKNTTIYLTQILKKSNKLDRNSICLYLGFSNVIVYLDNKVLYKYSNNDYELYLNKAKNTFHMINLPTDFDGKKLTLEFHMLQNSSLSYEIQAPIVGNKLSICFNLLKKQSLLIFVLFFVVNFVLLIILILSLKIVIGRENLSHLFYVGMFSLLSSMYTLSESSILQLLTPNTYLINILTFMPLLLLPIPILMIVLKNIHYRYKNFLSYIIYLVLINFYVQCLINFLGILDFRKMLLATHFVITTAILSFIYTTVRTWKQKTIEAKCFTFSLMPLFFVTVLDFFLYYFDIESVNIAFFEAALLLFVVFQVIYIIDYFLKYYRQSVQFATYKEMAYTDIMTSIGNRTRFQKEIEYMDSNKYEFSSIWCILMDLNNLKKTNDNLGHASGDELIKNFANILKDSCKHKGNCYRTGGDEFIALFKNTSQLEIEKFIKDLNYKIEEFNYNNVVKISVALGYDEYKSGIDENISQLISRADKLMYKNKLLMKSKKVKE
- a CDS encoding GIY-YIG nuclease family protein, encoding MSYIYGIFLKESNKCLYIGKTQDYKRRNREHFKEIEKGIHKIKQLNTYSVEHLSFEVLCTLETDNSLVVSTMENFYNSLYKPINKCVDKGFRGSVTYAREKNEQLCEDIIEVIKKYY